A genomic segment from Luteibacter aegosomatis encodes:
- a CDS encoding FecR family protein: protein MTGMDTTTIHESERQARAWLVHLTSGTATREDGEAFRRWCLASPQHAQAFARMRQMWEDIGPALVHRRSVRERGERGERAPPRHEVRMGRRAFLATAVAASVAAVVLARHGFPLGDASGDRGLRTAIGEQKHVEVGRGVALEMNTNTDIGLRSSAGEVTGMRLREGEAVVRIAPSRTDPFVVEMDDARVVSAPGASFAVRCVDGRSAVTCLDGQAVLVRGVETTRVKPSQQVAFDDAGIAAPVAVNPETALAWRSRVLIYDNLPLSDVVADINRYRPGRILITDPDLGERRVHARFTLDQMADVATLIKDAYGAHVTRLPGGWVLLS from the coding sequence ATGACCGGTATGGACACGACGACGATCCACGAGAGCGAGCGCCAGGCACGGGCATGGCTCGTGCACCTGACGTCCGGCACGGCCACGCGCGAGGACGGCGAGGCCTTCCGCCGCTGGTGCCTGGCCAGCCCACAGCATGCGCAGGCGTTCGCGCGCATGCGGCAGATGTGGGAAGACATCGGGCCTGCCCTGGTACATCGGCGTAGCGTTCGCGAACGCGGCGAACGCGGCGAGCGCGCGCCTCCGCGCCACGAGGTGCGCATGGGACGCCGTGCCTTTCTCGCCACGGCGGTCGCGGCGTCGGTCGCTGCCGTCGTTCTCGCGCGCCACGGCTTTCCGCTGGGCGATGCCTCCGGCGACCGGGGACTGCGCACGGCGATCGGCGAGCAGAAGCACGTGGAAGTCGGCCGGGGCGTGGCCCTGGAGATGAATACGAACACCGACATCGGCCTGCGTTCGAGCGCGGGCGAGGTCACGGGCATGCGCCTGCGCGAGGGCGAGGCGGTGGTGCGCATCGCCCCGTCGCGCACCGATCCCTTCGTGGTCGAGATGGACGACGCGCGCGTGGTGTCGGCACCGGGCGCATCGTTCGCCGTGCGCTGCGTGGACGGCCGTTCGGCGGTCACTTGCCTCGACGGACAGGCCGTGCTCGTGCGTGGCGTGGAAACGACGCGGGTGAAGCCTTCGCAGCAGGTCGCGTTCGACGATGCCGGTATCGCCGCGCCCGTGGCGGTGAACCCCGAGACGGCACTGGCATGGCGTAGCCGCGTACTCATCTACGACAACCTGCCTTTGTCCGACGTGGTCGCCGACATCAATCGCTATCGTCCGGGCCGCATCCTGATCACCGATCCCGACCTCGGCGAGCGTCGCGTGCATGCGCGCTTCACCCTCGACCAGATGGCCGATGTCGCCACCCTCATCAAGGACGCCTACGGCGCGCACGTGACGCGCCTTCCGGGCGGCTGGGTCTTGCTGAGCTAA
- a CDS encoding energy transducer TonB family protein: MSPKHSRRWLGKAIGVAVLVAIAALVWNLATHRVGVRREAPRVATITPLPPPPPPPKEKPPEPRKTEAPKPVDEKPMDQPQKPVDAPKPTNDVARQVTMNADAQAGGDAFNIGAGSGGGMVGSGGGTGTGTGSYGQYLGYAIQQALQRDDRTSHLVFDVHADIWLDTDGKLSRAELTESSGNPRTDEAVLDVLRAMPRIDVTPPPSLGFPVRVSIRGKRPA, translated from the coding sequence GTGAGCCCCAAACACTCCCGTCGCTGGCTCGGCAAGGCGATCGGCGTCGCGGTGCTCGTCGCGATCGCCGCGCTGGTCTGGAACCTCGCGACCCACCGCGTCGGCGTGCGCCGCGAGGCGCCGCGCGTGGCGACGATCACGCCGTTGCCGCCACCGCCTCCGCCGCCCAAGGAAAAGCCGCCGGAGCCGAGGAAGACCGAAGCGCCCAAGCCCGTCGACGAAAAGCCCATGGATCAGCCGCAGAAGCCGGTCGATGCACCCAAGCCCACGAACGACGTGGCCAGGCAGGTCACGATGAACGCCGACGCCCAGGCGGGTGGCGACGCATTCAACATCGGCGCCGGTTCCGGCGGCGGCATGGTCGGCTCCGGCGGCGGCACCGGCACGGGCACGGGCAGCTACGGCCAGTACCTCGGTTACGCGATCCAGCAGGCGTTGCAGCGCGACGACCGCACCAGCCACCTGGTGTTCGACGTGCATGCCGATATCTGGCTCGACACCGACGGCAAGCTCAGCCGCGCCGAGCTCACCGAATCCAGCGGCAATCCCCGAACCGACGAAGCCGTGCTCGACGTGCTGCGCGCGATGCCCCGCATCGACGTGACGCCGCCGCCGTCGCTCGGCTTCCCCGTGCGTGTCTCCATCCGCGGCAAGCGCCCCGCATGA
- a CDS encoding putative porin: MTLGKARPRPARALLALTIGLALCAGTATAQSAPSDNATINLVRLLVKRGVLTQADADGLIAQADAEAAQARKQEGTANAAPAKPGEVRVTYVPEVVRNQIKDELRQEVVAQAKEEHWAEPGKLPEWLDRIQWTGDMRFRDEFHYFDKGNLPAINFAQLNRTGPYDISGNNVNLPPLLNTNENRTNSLRIRARLGVNVDLGDTVTAGIRIGTGDDNNPVSTTQTLGGGLVKKNVWLDQAWLAWKPTDWAEVIGGRMPNPFMSTDLLYANELNFDGLAGKFTVPVNDSLGTFATVGMFPIEYQADDFPSNIPTKQASRDKWMTGAQVGGSWKFDDDIVWKLALAYYRFDHMQGKLSSPCSIYLGQTICDTDATRSAYMQKGNTVFLLRDIVPDPNNPTNYAQPQFVGLVYDYHVANATTQLDMKVADTPLRLEGDYVRNMAYHSRDVYSPEHLGRVANNFDAGDAADAPYKSGPVGWMFRATLGDVNPHAAGDWNVMLAYKYLQPDATLDGLADPDFHLGGTNAKGFILGGSYGITKYAWLSARYFNAREVFGPPLSIDVFQLEMNARF, from the coding sequence ATGACCCTCGGAAAGGCCCGCCCTCGTCCCGCGCGCGCCCTGCTGGCCCTGACCATCGGCCTCGCGCTCTGCGCCGGCACCGCGACCGCGCAGTCCGCGCCGTCGGACAACGCCACCATCAACCTCGTGCGCCTGCTGGTCAAACGCGGCGTGCTCACCCAGGCCGATGCCGACGGGCTCATCGCCCAGGCCGATGCCGAAGCGGCGCAGGCCCGGAAACAGGAGGGCACCGCCAACGCCGCCCCCGCCAAGCCGGGCGAAGTGCGCGTTACCTACGTGCCCGAGGTCGTACGCAACCAGATCAAGGACGAACTGCGCCAGGAAGTGGTGGCCCAGGCCAAGGAAGAGCACTGGGCCGAGCCGGGCAAGTTGCCCGAGTGGCTCGACCGCATCCAGTGGACCGGCGACATGCGCTTCCGCGACGAATTCCACTACTTCGACAAGGGCAACCTGCCGGCCATCAACTTCGCGCAGCTCAACCGCACGGGGCCGTACGACATCAGCGGCAATAACGTCAACCTGCCGCCGTTGCTCAACACGAACGAAAACCGGACCAATTCGCTGCGCATCCGCGCGCGCCTGGGGGTGAACGTCGATCTCGGCGACACGGTGACGGCGGGCATCCGCATCGGTACGGGCGACGACAACAACCCAGTTTCCACCACGCAGACGCTCGGCGGCGGCCTGGTGAAGAAAAACGTCTGGCTCGACCAGGCGTGGTTGGCATGGAAGCCGACCGACTGGGCGGAAGTCATCGGCGGCCGCATGCCGAACCCGTTCATGAGTACCGACCTCCTGTACGCCAACGAGCTGAATTTCGACGGCCTCGCCGGCAAGTTCACCGTGCCGGTGAACGACTCGTTGGGCACCTTCGCCACGGTCGGCATGTTCCCGATCGAATACCAGGCCGACGACTTTCCGTCGAACATCCCCACCAAGCAGGCCAGCCGCGACAAGTGGATGACCGGCGCCCAGGTCGGCGGAAGCTGGAAGTTCGACGATGACATCGTCTGGAAACTGGCCTTGGCCTACTACCGCTTCGATCACATGCAGGGCAAGCTGTCTTCGCCGTGCTCGATCTACCTGGGCCAGACCATCTGCGACACCGATGCCACGCGCTCGGCGTACATGCAGAAGGGCAATACGGTGTTCCTGCTCCGCGACATCGTGCCGGACCCCAACAATCCCACCAACTACGCGCAGCCGCAATTCGTGGGCCTGGTATACGACTACCACGTGGCCAACGCGACCACCCAGCTCGACATGAAGGTGGCCGACACGCCGCTTCGCCTGGAAGGCGATTACGTCCGCAACATGGCCTATCACAGCCGTGACGTGTATTCGCCCGAGCACCTGGGGCGGGTGGCGAACAACTTCGATGCGGGAGACGCCGCCGACGCTCCGTACAAGAGCGGACCGGTGGGCTGGATGTTCCGCGCCACGCTGGGTGACGTGAACCCCCATGCGGCCGGCGACTGGAACGTGATGCTGGCCTACAAGTACCTCCAGCCCGACGCCACGCTCGACGGTCTGGCCGATCCCGACTTCCACCTGGGCGGCACCAACGCCAAGGGTTTCATCCTCGGCGGAAGCTACGGCATCACGAAGTACGCGTGGCTGAGCGCGCGTTACTTCAACGCCAGGGAAGTGTTCGGTCCGCCGCTGTCGATCGACGTGTTCCAGCTCGAAATGAATGCCCGGTTCTAA
- a CDS encoding ExbD/TolR family protein — MRAQDDDKPYDDINITPMLDLAYVLLVIFIIMTTASVQGIKVNLPKASAAVSMAKPQTKAITVSETGQIFLDAYPVTLPELESRLRSLKALNPDFPVVVKGDSTVQYQKVMDILDLLRRVDLPQVGLVTGKAPKD, encoded by the coding sequence ATGCGCGCCCAGGACGACGACAAGCCGTACGACGACATCAACATCACGCCGATGCTCGACCTGGCGTACGTGTTGCTCGTGATCTTCATCATCATGACCACCGCGTCGGTGCAGGGCATCAAGGTGAACCTGCCCAAGGCGTCGGCCGCGGTGAGCATGGCCAAGCCGCAGACCAAGGCCATCACCGTATCGGAGACCGGGCAGATCTTCCTCGACGCCTATCCGGTGACGTTGCCGGAACTGGAAAGCCGCCTGCGCTCGCTGAAGGCGCTCAACCCGGATTTTCCGGTGGTGGTGAAGGGCGATTCGACGGTCCAGTACCAGAAGGTGATGGACATCCTCGACCTGCTGCGTCGCGTCGACCTGCCGCAGGTCGGCCTGGTGACCGGCAAGGCGCCGAAGGACTAA
- a CDS encoding STN domain-containing protein, with protein MARSVIAFVACVVLLGAAICRAQDGASTATPRGTEETHAPTRFDIDAQPLAGALRGFSEATGIAVLFDDALVAQRETQGIHGTTEPRDALRILLIGTGLEARFSSMNAFTVTAVDTPDATGDGPSPDDARPELDERMAAEVQRAIERALCAHRTTRPGRYRLAMQLWTDEQGAVSQVFPLAASDDPRRDGDVVAALRGKRLPGVTSRFGPVTVLIRPSSSTPCGDEG; from the coding sequence GTGGCACGCAGCGTCATCGCGTTCGTCGCGTGCGTCGTCCTGCTCGGCGCGGCCATCTGCCGTGCACAGGACGGGGCTTCGACGGCAACGCCACGGGGGACGGAAGAGACGCATGCACCGACGCGCTTCGACATCGATGCACAACCGCTCGCCGGTGCCTTGCGCGGCTTCAGCGAAGCGACCGGCATCGCCGTGCTCTTCGATGATGCTCTCGTGGCGCAGCGTGAAACGCAGGGCATCCACGGCACGACGGAACCTCGCGACGCGCTGCGCATCCTGCTTATCGGAACCGGCCTCGAGGCCCGGTTTTCCTCGATGAACGCTTTTACCGTCACGGCCGTCGATACGCCGGATGCCACGGGGGATGGCCCCTCGCCCGACGACGCTCGTCCCGAACTCGACGAGCGCATGGCCGCCGAGGTCCAGCGCGCCATCGAGCGGGCGCTCTGCGCGCATCGGACGACGCGGCCGGGGCGCTACCGCCTGGCCATGCAGTTGTGGACGGACGAGCAGGGCGCGGTGTCCCAGGTGTTCCCGCTGGCCGCGTCCGACGATCCCAGGCGTGACGGCGACGTGGTCGCCGCCCTGCGCGGCAAGCGGCTTCCGGGGGTGACGTCCCGTTTCGGTCCCGTGACCGTGCTGATCCGTCCGTCGTCCTCGACACCCTGCGGAGACGAAGGATGA
- the gspD gene encoding type II secretion system secretin GspD — protein MLRSTLIATALAVALAGCSTLPQPNDDGALQREALAGTEKPAPRPKIVSPTGQPPAAVVASPQITSGTGEFVKPVGLAEPKPVAEGAGTVTFNFENQPVESVVKAILGDLLHENYSIVPGVQGNVSFSTSQPVTAEQALPILETLLSWTNNALVRTNGRYVVMPSKEAVPGNVVPSIGANAPAGGLQARLYPLHYISATEMQKLIKPFARPDATLLADPTRNVLVMAGTSTELDNYDRTVKTFDVDWLKGMSVGVFSLQRAEVKDLTPMLDKLFGDKGNTPMAGLLRFIPIERTNSLVVISPQADYLDEVRSWIDRIDRGGGNEPQLYVYDVRNVQAADLADYLSDIYGGGSGGGRSGDSGGRVGPGLTSGTLGGDSDLGNRGGSGLGSTTSGFGNSSSSSSGILGSTSNNNGLGSGMSSSGTSGGLGGGSYSSSGGGFAGSGFSDLDSPRRQRSGPITTEDGVRITSVDNNNQLMVRCRPSQWSEIEQAIKRLDAVPLQVQIETRILEVALHGDLEFGVQWYLEGLVGGTNGSVGQPGNKQQWAFGNAGNVYNPAKDAFFYSFVNNNIAVALHALEQNGNTKVLSAPSLVVMNNQKAHIQVGQQLPITQTFVNTNSNTDNTFGEVEYKDTGVILNVRPRVNPGGLVYMNVSQVVSSPGSRDASGNFPINQREVATQVAVQSGQTVLLGGMIQQNDVLSDTGIPGLNRIPIFGRLFGSTSRTRDRTELLVLITPKVITDGNDAKQVTDEYQRKFESLRPYTGGAAAGKPAATTTRLGNGEPTVTIPAHR, from the coding sequence ATGCTCAGAAGTACGCTGATCGCCACGGCGCTCGCGGTTGCGCTTGCCGGATGCTCGACCCTGCCGCAGCCCAACGATGATGGCGCATTGCAGCGGGAAGCGCTGGCCGGCACCGAAAAGCCGGCCCCGCGTCCGAAGATCGTCAGCCCCACGGGCCAGCCGCCCGCGGCCGTCGTCGCGTCGCCGCAGATCACCTCCGGCACCGGCGAGTTCGTCAAGCCGGTGGGCCTGGCCGAACCCAAGCCCGTCGCCGAAGGCGCGGGCACCGTCACCTTCAATTTCGAAAACCAGCCGGTCGAATCGGTGGTGAAGGCCATCCTGGGCGACCTGCTGCACGAGAACTACTCCATCGTGCCGGGCGTGCAGGGCAACGTCTCGTTCTCCACGTCCCAGCCGGTCACGGCCGAGCAGGCGCTTCCTATCCTGGAGACGCTGCTGTCGTGGACCAACAACGCCCTGGTGCGCACCAACGGCCGCTACGTGGTGATGCCCTCGAAAGAGGCCGTGCCGGGCAACGTGGTGCCGAGCATCGGCGCGAACGCACCGGCCGGCGGCCTGCAGGCGCGGTTGTATCCGTTGCATTACATCTCGGCCACCGAGATGCAGAAGCTGATCAAGCCGTTCGCGCGGCCGGACGCCACGTTGCTGGCCGATCCCACCCGCAACGTGCTGGTGATGGCGGGCACGTCCACGGAACTGGACAACTACGACCGCACGGTGAAGACGTTCGACGTCGACTGGCTCAAGGGTATGTCGGTGGGCGTGTTCAGCCTGCAACGCGCGGAAGTGAAAGACCTCACGCCGATGCTCGACAAACTGTTCGGCGACAAGGGCAATACGCCCATGGCCGGGCTGCTGCGCTTCATTCCCATCGAGCGCACGAACTCGCTGGTGGTGATCAGCCCGCAGGCGGACTACCTCGATGAAGTGCGCAGCTGGATCGATCGGATCGACCGGGGCGGCGGCAACGAGCCGCAGCTCTACGTCTACGACGTGCGCAACGTGCAGGCCGCGGACCTGGCCGATTACCTGTCGGACATCTACGGCGGCGGTTCGGGTGGCGGCCGTTCGGGCGACAGCGGCGGCAGGGTCGGTCCCGGCCTCACCTCGGGTACGCTCGGCGGCGACAGCGACCTGGGCAACCGCGGCGGTTCGGGGTTGGGCAGCACCACGAGTGGCTTCGGCAACAGCTCGTCCTCGAGTTCGGGCATCCTTGGCAGCACGAGCAACAACAACGGACTCGGCAGCGGCATGTCCTCGTCGGGCACGAGCGGCGGCCTCGGCGGTGGCTCGTACAGCAGCAGCGGTGGCGGTTTCGCCGGCAGCGGCTTCAGCGACCTGGACTCCCCGCGCCGCCAGCGCAGCGGCCCCATCACCACCGAAGACGGCGTGCGCATCACCTCGGTCGACAACAACAACCAGTTGATGGTGCGTTGCCGTCCGTCGCAGTGGTCGGAGATCGAGCAGGCCATCAAGCGCCTGGATGCCGTGCCGCTGCAAGTACAGATCGAGACGCGCATCCTCGAAGTCGCGTTGCACGGCGACCTCGAATTCGGCGTGCAGTGGTACCTCGAAGGCCTCGTGGGCGGCACCAACGGTTCGGTGGGCCAGCCGGGCAACAAGCAGCAATGGGCGTTCGGTAACGCCGGTAACGTCTACAATCCGGCCAAGGACGCGTTCTTCTACTCGTTCGTGAACAACAACATCGCCGTCGCCCTGCATGCGCTGGAGCAGAACGGCAATACCAAGGTGTTGTCGGCACCCTCGCTGGTGGTGATGAACAACCAGAAGGCGCACATCCAGGTCGGCCAGCAGCTTCCCATCACGCAGACCTTCGTCAACACCAATTCGAATACGGACAACACGTTCGGCGAGGTGGAGTACAAGGACACCGGCGTGATCCTCAACGTGCGCCCGCGCGTGAACCCGGGCGGCCTGGTCTACATGAACGTGAGCCAGGTGGTCAGCTCGCCGGGATCACGGGACGCTTCGGGCAACTTCCCGATCAACCAGCGCGAGGTCGCCACGCAGGTGGCGGTGCAGAGTGGGCAAACCGTGCTGCTGGGCGGCATGATCCAGCAGAACGACGTGCTTTCGGACACCGGTATCCCGGGCCTCAACCGTATTCCCATCTTCGGTCGCCTGTTCGGCAGCACGTCCCGCACCCGCGACCGCACGGAACTGCTGGTGCTGATCACGCCCAAGGTCATCACCGACGGCAATGACGCCAAGCAGGTCACCGACGAATACCAGCGCAAGTTCGAGTCGCTGCGTCCGTATACGGGCGGAGCCGCCGCCGGCAAGCCCGCGGCCACCACCACGCGGTTGGGCAATGGCGAGCCGACCGTGACGATTCCTGCCCATCGCTGA
- a CDS encoding DUF2341 domain-containing protein: protein MKRLLFLTCLLLVGAVPLAHAADASWWNQDFAFRKAITLDTTAKGANVNADVGRTPVLIRLHSGNFSFDGVSETGADVRFVASDDKTPLNYQIESFDPVLGVALIWVDVPQLGADAQQQIWMYYGNPKAQGGDKGAAVFDADYAAVYHFEDAAGTPPHDATAYGNNAVGNDIATVDGVIGKAARFDGTKVVNLPGSVAMNVAEGGTFTFSAWVKLDALPGGSAIVYSRRQADAKFLVGFDGGVPFVQVGDATSAAGEPVAAAAWVHLAVTATATEVQLYVNGRPYAKLDTGLPALTSQATLGGDAPGQADAFVPFLGQIDEVRLSRIARPVALVALDAQSQGAESKLLAYGTDEKQSGVGFGYFGIIVKSVTMDAWVVIGILLIMAAISWIVMWQRASYVNRVSDANDDFLEAFRQQGRNILALSKDPTASRLKDSSLYRLYKVGAAEVWSRRDGDGHDHIASESIEAIRATMDATLVRENQSLAKSMVMLTIAISGGPFLGLLGTVVGVMITFAAIAAAGDVNVNAIAPGIAAALLATVAGLFVAIPALFGYNYLLIRNKNVTANMQVFVDEFVTRLAEQQRVTAHPSAVAA, encoded by the coding sequence GTGAAACGACTCTTGTTCCTGACCTGCTTGCTGCTCGTCGGTGCCGTGCCGCTGGCGCACGCCGCCGACGCATCCTGGTGGAACCAGGATTTCGCCTTCCGCAAGGCCATCACCCTCGATACCACCGCGAAAGGCGCGAACGTGAACGCGGACGTGGGCCGCACGCCGGTGCTGATCCGCCTGCATTCGGGCAACTTCAGCTTCGACGGCGTGTCCGAAACCGGCGCCGACGTGCGCTTCGTCGCCTCGGACGACAAGACGCCGCTCAACTACCAGATCGAGAGCTTCGATCCCGTGCTGGGCGTGGCCCTGATCTGGGTGGATGTGCCGCAACTGGGCGCCGATGCGCAGCAGCAGATATGGATGTATTACGGCAATCCGAAGGCGCAGGGCGGGGACAAGGGCGCCGCGGTGTTCGACGCCGACTATGCCGCCGTCTACCACTTCGAGGATGCCGCCGGCACGCCGCCGCATGATGCGACGGCCTATGGCAATAACGCGGTGGGCAACGACATCGCCACCGTGGATGGCGTGATCGGCAAGGCCGCACGCTTCGACGGCACCAAGGTCGTGAACCTGCCGGGCAGCGTCGCAATGAACGTCGCCGAGGGCGGCACCTTCACCTTCAGCGCCTGGGTGAAGCTCGACGCGCTTCCCGGAGGCTCCGCGATCGTCTACTCGCGCCGCCAGGCCGACGCGAAGTTCCTGGTCGGCTTCGACGGCGGCGTACCCTTCGTGCAGGTGGGCGACGCGACCAGCGCCGCCGGCGAGCCGGTCGCCGCCGCCGCATGGGTACACCTCGCGGTGACCGCCACGGCGACCGAGGTGCAGCTCTACGTCAATGGCCGCCCCTACGCCAAACTCGACACCGGGTTGCCCGCGCTGACCAGCCAGGCCACCCTGGGCGGCGACGCGCCGGGCCAGGCCGATGCCTTCGTGCCGTTCCTGGGCCAGATCGACGAAGTGCGCCTGTCGCGCATCGCCCGCCCGGTCGCCCTGGTCGCGCTCGATGCCCAGTCACAGGGCGCCGAGTCGAAGCTGCTCGCCTACGGCACCGACGAGAAGCAGTCGGGCGTCGGTTTCGGTTACTTCGGCATCATCGTCAAGTCGGTCACCATGGATGCCTGGGTGGTGATCGGCATCCTGCTGATCATGGCGGCGATCTCCTGGATCGTGATGTGGCAGCGCGCCTCGTACGTGAACCGGGTCAGCGACGCCAACGACGACTTCCTCGAAGCGTTCCGCCAGCAGGGCCGCAACATCCTCGCGCTGTCGAAGGACCCGACCGCCTCGCGCCTGAAGGATTCGTCGCTCTATCGTCTCTATAAGGTGGGCGCCGCCGAGGTGTGGAGCCGCCGCGACGGCGACGGCCACGATCACATCGCGTCGGAATCCATCGAGGCCATCCGCGCCACGATGGATGCCACCCTGGTGCGCGAGAACCAGAGCCTCGCCAAGTCGATGGTGATGCTGACCATCGCGATCTCGGGCGGCCCCTTCCTCGGCCTGCTCGGTACGGTGGTCGGCGTGATGATCACCTTCGCGGCCATCGCCGCCGCGGGCGACGTCAACGTCAACGCCATCGCGCCGGGTATCGCGGCCGCGTTGCTGGCCACCGTCGCCGGCCTGTTCGTCGCGATTCCCGCGCTGTTCGGCTACAACTACCTGCTGATCCGCAACAAGAACGTCACCGCGAACATGCAGGTGTTCGTCGATGAGTTCGTGACCCGCCTGGCCGAACAGCAGCGCGTCACCGCCCACCCGTCGGCCGTCGCGGCCTGA
- a CDS encoding ShlB/FhaC/HecB family hemolysin secretion/activation protein, whose amino-acid sequence MMRVTTSRSMRALALAVAFVFVPDVSAQEAPPSFDVNEYVVDGNTTLQALDIETAVYPFLGPGKSMNDVGAARDALQKAYQAKGYQSVVVDIPRQQVKGGVIRLQVTENAVGHVRVEGATYRSPKAIRDAVPALAEGQVPDFGKAQQQLTEVNGRGGAQVIPVLAPGSLPQTMDVTLKVTDSSPWHASIEANNDHSVNTPELRTVASVRNDNLFQKGQAASLTYIVAPQDRDAAEVWAGSYLVPLDNAWSVLASAYTSNSNANAVGGTTVLGKGHAFGFSFIRNLPTHGEYSQSLSLGLTRKHFDQNISLGGQTSKAPITYIPLSVTYTGQSIGETSASTVSVAAVAGFRAGGSTSAEFDNQRYKARQNFFYVKFDGGHTHTFDDGFSLAGRLGLQLSTSSLVSSEQYAAGGDSTVRGYLEAEETADHGVIGSVEFRSPSIASRIGGWVNDWRFHAFVDAAHLALMNALPQLVDPKNPDAGSTRVTRYDLSSVGLGTRFTIFNIATGAFEVAYPFNDGQATKAHDTRIHFSLKADF is encoded by the coding sequence ATGATGCGTGTCACGACCTCGCGGAGCATGCGCGCTCTCGCGCTGGCCGTCGCGTTCGTCTTCGTGCCGGATGTGTCGGCCCAGGAGGCACCGCCATCGTTCGACGTGAACGAATACGTCGTCGACGGCAACACCACGCTGCAGGCGCTCGACATCGAAACGGCCGTCTATCCGTTCCTGGGGCCGGGCAAGTCGATGAACGACGTCGGCGCCGCGCGCGACGCCTTGCAAAAGGCCTATCAGGCGAAGGGCTACCAGAGCGTGGTGGTCGACATTCCCCGGCAGCAGGTGAAGGGCGGGGTGATTCGGCTCCAGGTCACGGAAAACGCCGTCGGTCACGTGAGGGTCGAAGGCGCTACCTATCGCTCTCCCAAGGCCATCCGGGACGCGGTGCCCGCGCTCGCCGAAGGCCAGGTGCCCGACTTCGGAAAGGCCCAGCAGCAGCTCACCGAAGTGAACGGGCGCGGCGGCGCGCAGGTGATTCCGGTGCTCGCGCCGGGCAGCCTTCCGCAAACGATGGACGTGACGCTGAAGGTCACCGACAGCTCGCCCTGGCACGCCAGCATCGAGGCGAACAACGACCACAGCGTGAACACGCCGGAACTGCGCACCGTGGCCAGCGTGCGCAACGACAACCTGTTCCAGAAGGGACAGGCCGCCTCGCTCACCTACATCGTCGCACCGCAGGATCGCGATGCCGCCGAAGTCTGGGCCGGGTCGTACCTGGTTCCGCTCGATAACGCCTGGAGCGTGCTCGCTTCGGCATACACGTCCAACAGCAATGCCAACGCGGTGGGCGGCACCACGGTGCTGGGCAAGGGTCACGCCTTCGGCTTCAGCTTCATCCGCAACCTGCCGACGCACGGCGAGTATTCGCAGTCGCTGTCGCTGGGGCTTACGCGCAAGCACTTCGACCAGAACATCAGCCTCGGCGGCCAGACTTCCAAGGCACCCATCACCTACATCCCGTTGTCGGTCACGTATACGGGCCAGTCGATCGGCGAGACATCGGCGAGCACGGTGTCGGTGGCCGCCGTGGCCGGTTTCCGCGCGGGAGGAAGCACCTCGGCCGAATTCGACAACCAGCGCTACAAGGCGCGGCAGAACTTTTTCTACGTGAAGTTCGACGGCGGCCACACGCATACCTTCGATGACGGGTTCAGCCTGGCCGGCCGGCTGGGGCTTCAGTTGTCCACGTCCTCCCTCGTGTCCAGCGAGCAGTACGCGGCCGGTGGCGACAGCACGGTGCGCGGATACCTGGAAGCGGAAGAAACCGCCGACCACGGCGTGATCGGCTCGGTCGAATTCCGTTCGCCGTCGATCGCCTCGCGCATCGGCGGTTGGGTGAACGACTGGCGGTTCCATGCCTTCGTCGACGCGGCGCACCTGGCGCTCATGAACGCGCTGCCGCAGCTGGTCGATCCGAAGAACCCCGACGCGGGCAGCACGCGCGTCACCCGTTACGACCTTTCCAGCGTGGGCCTCGGCACGCGCTTCACGATTTTCAATATCGCGACCGGCGCGTTCGAAGTGGCCTATCCGTTCAACGACGGCCAAGCCACCAAGGCGCACGACACCCGCATCCATTTTTCACTCAAGGCCGATTTCTGA
- a CDS encoding RNA polymerase sigma factor, which yields MDTTLLGVFVDNYENFRRRLRRRLRSDDLADDVMQETFLRVEKLDRSEERAEHPTGYLFRMALNMAVDHHRSQGRLLTGDEVNDLIHGIDDTLDPPTVLASRQDLVALADAMDSLTRRQREILMAARVDEQPQADIADRFGISLRMVGKELKRALDICAEKVGRKSVQRFGPGAGGSS from the coding sequence ATGGATACGACCCTCCTCGGCGTGTTCGTCGACAACTACGAAAACTTCCGCCGGCGCTTGCGCCGCCGGCTCCGCTCGGACGACCTCGCCGACGACGTGATGCAGGAGACCTTCCTGCGCGTGGAAAAGCTCGATCGTTCCGAGGAGCGCGCCGAGCATCCCACGGGCTATCTGTTCCGCATGGCGCTGAACATGGCCGTGGACCACCATCGTTCGCAGGGACGCCTGCTCACCGGCGACGAAGTCAACGATCTGATCCACGGCATCGACGACACGCTCGATCCGCCGACCGTGCTCGCTTCGCGCCAGGACCTCGTGGCCCTCGCCGACGCCATGGATTCGCTCACCCGTCGACAGCGGGAGATCCTCATGGCCGCGCGCGTCGACGAACAGCCGCAAGCCGATATCGCCGATCGCTTCGGCATCTCCCTTCGCATGGTCGGCAAGGAACTGAAGAGGGCGTTGGACATCTGTGCCGAAAAAGTGGGACGTAAGTCCGTTCAGCGGTTCGGTCCGGGCGCCGGTGGATCGTCATGA